A region from the Vicia villosa cultivar HV-30 ecotype Madison, WI linkage group LG3, Vvil1.0, whole genome shotgun sequence genome encodes:
- the LOC131660862 gene encoding THO complex subunit 5B-like, which produces MEDGEIEEGSIAVEEEQHQQPFPHSSEDPISEESPYEILHNSKSSIETIISDILSIKKDAKPKQLLRDLVTQMFLHFITLRQANRSILIEEDRVKMETERAKAPVDFTTLQLHNLVYEKSHYLKAIKACKDFKSKYPDIELVPEEEFLRDAPKDIKDSVLSKDTAHNLMLKRLNFELHQRKELCKHHAKLEQQKKILLDTIATRKKFLTSLPSHLKSLKKASLPVQNQLGIMHTKKLKQHHSAELLPPALYVIYSQLLAHKEAFVEPIDLEIVGSLKDAQAFARKQAHKETGISSVTESSKLEDDVPDDEDDGQRRRKRPRRVQVKESSDQGGIFQSHPLKIIIHVYEDETSDPKPAKLITLSFEYMVKLNIVGVGIEGSNDGPDNDILCNLFPNDTGLELPRQSAKLFVQDATTFNAQRTSRPYKWAQHLAGIDFLPEVSPLLPTDNSEVARSEDVISGLSLYRQQNRVQTVLQKIRSRRKAQLALLEQLESLTKLEWPLLSCKSVPWALHTPLCKLDGWSPIKALPVPSETSPLATIDKEEHVQESMDVDVIENSSATKEDLDGMTEDGELPTLLPKMTKFDHSKQASLISKSIIPSLSKVRSKSFKKVDDSTDFLLDTDSDFDEPAQIGSELEDTVSDYCAGKSLSWIDSSVKEFLLVLSRKTNTDDRNVNLEAKIKISMEYPLRPPLFALSLCRIPVGENHFKNDGLEWYNELRAMEAEVNLHMVKKLPVNEHNYVLAHQVSCLAMLFDYYLDEGSSSKRTNCTTLVDVGLCKPVSGGFLGRSFRGRDHRKMISWKDMKFTSTRPQ; this is translated from the exons ATGGAAGACGGTGAGATAGAAGAGGGTTCAATCGCCGTCGAAGAAGAACAACACCAACAACCGTTTCCCCATTCCTCAGAAGACCCCATCTCGGAGGAATCACCCTACGAAATTCTCCACAACAGCAAATCCTCCATCGAAACCATCATCTCCGATATCCTCTCCATCAAAAAAGACGCCAAACCCAAACAACTCCTTCGCGATCTCGTCACTCAAATGTTCCTTCACTTCATCACTCTCCGTCAG GCGAATCGCTCTATATTGATTGAGGAAGACCGTGTCAAAATGGAAACGGAACGAGCCAAGGCACCGGTGGATTTCACGACACTGCAGCTTCATAATTTGGTGTATGAAAAGAGTCACTATCTTAAAGCGATTAAGGCTTGCAAAGACTTCAAGTCGAAGTATCCTGACATTGAACTCGTACCTGAGGAAGAGTTTTTACGCGACGCCCCCAAAGATATCAAGGATTCCGTTTTGTCAAAAGATACTGCTCATAATCTGATGCTCAAGAGGCTCAATTTTGAGCTACACCAG CGTAAAGAGCTCTGCAAACATCATGCGAAACTGGAACAACAAAAGAAAATCCTTTTGGATACTATTGCAACCCGGAAGAAGTTCCTGACAAGTCTCCCTTCACATCTTAAGTCTCTTAAGAAAGCATCATTGCCTGTACAAAACCAACTAGGAATTATGCATACAAAGAAACTTAAGCAGCATCATTCAGCAGAGTTGCTTCCACCAGCTCTTTATGTGATTTACTCACAGCTATTGGCTCACAAGGAGGCCTTTGTAGAACCCATTGATTTGGAAATTGTAGGGAGCCTGAAAGATGCTCAAGCTTTTGCTCGTAAGCAAGCTCACAAGGAAACTG gcatttcttctGTCACGGAGAGTTCTAAATTGGAAGATGATGTtcctgatgatgaagatgatggtcaGAGACGTAGAAAAAGGCCAAGGAGGGTACAAGTCAAGGAGAGCTCTGACCAAGGGGGCATATTTCAAAGTCACCCACTCAAAATCATTATCCATGTGTATGAAGATGAGACTTCTGATCCTAAGCCTGCAAAACTAATTACTCTAAGCTTTGAGTACATGGTGAAATTGAATATTGTAGGTGTTGGAATAGAAGGATCTAATGATGGTCCAGACAATGACATCTTATGCAATTTATTTCCTAACGATACAGGCCTTGAGCTTCCTCGCCAG TCAGCTAAGCTCTTTGTTCAAGATGCTACAACGTTCAATGCTCAGAGAACTTCACGTCCTTACAAATGGGCTCAGCACCTGGCAGGGATTGATTTCTTGCCTGAGGTATCTCCATTGCTCCCCACTGACAACAGTGAAGTAGCAAGGAGCGAAGATGTTATATCTGGTCTCTCATTATATCGCCAACAGAACCGAGTACAGACAGTTCTGCAGAAAATCCGCTCAAGGAGAAAAGCTCAATTGGCTCTTCT GGAACAGCTAGAATCTCTTACCAAGCTTGAGTGGCCTCTTTTGTCCTGCAAAAGTGTTCCATGGGCTTTGCACACCCCTCTGTGCAAATTGGATGGCTGGTCACCTATAAAAGCCTTACCTGTACCTAGTGAAACTTCACCTCTGGCTACCATAGATAAAGAGGAGCATGTTCAAGAATCAATGGATGTTGAtgtaattgaaaattctagtgcCACAAAAGAAGATCTGGATGGTATGACGGAAGATGGAGAGCTTCCTACTTTACTTCCAAAGATGACTAAGTTTGACCACTCCAAACAAGCTAGCTTAATTTCAAAAAGTATCATTCCATCACTTAGTAAAGTTAGGTCCAAGAGTTTCAAAAAAGTTGATGATAGTACAGATTTCTTGCTGGATACTGATAGCGATTTTGATGAGCCCGCACAAATTGGAAGTGAACTCGAAGATACTGTATCTGATTACTGTGCTGGAAAGTCTCTTTCTTGGATAGATTCTAGTGTGAAGGAATTTCTCCTTGTTCTTAGCAGAAAAACTAACACAGATGATAGAAATGTGAATTTGGAAGCCAAG ATTAAGATCAGTATGGAATATCCTCTAAGACCTCCACTTTTTGCACTGAGTCTTTGCCGTATACCTGTTGGGGAGAATCATTTTAAGAATGATGGATTGGAGTGGTACAATGAACTTCGCGCAATGGAAGCGGAG GTCAACTTGCATATGGTAAAGAAACTACCTGTTAATGAACACAATTATGTATTGGCTCATCAAGTGAGTTGTCTTGCCATGTTGTTTGATTATTATTTAGACGAGGGCTCATCATCTAAAAGGACAAACTGCACTACCTTGGTTGATGTTGGATTATGCAAGCCTGTTAGTGGCGGGTTCCTGGGAAGATCTTTTAGAGGAAGGGATCACCGGAAGATGATCTCCTGGAAAGACATGAAATTTACTTCAACCCGACCCCAGTAG